From a region of the Clupea harengus chromosome 9, Ch_v2.0.2, whole genome shotgun sequence genome:
- the LOC116221774 gene encoding protein NLRC3-like: MKSDQSMGHPLLFAEGGVPAGQRDQPGPVNVEMQQIHKSHLQKKFKCLTEGITKQGNPTPLSKIYTELYITEGGGEEVEYEHEVRQIERASWREAARGRPINCSDVFKPLSGQEKPIRRVLTKGVAGIGKTVSVQKFILDWAKGKENQDIHFIFPLPFRELNLMKEKKLSLVELIQHFFPEITDPRFFSGLEHVMFIFDGLDECRLPLDFNSNPRCCDVKEQVSVDVLLTNLIKRNLLPSALLWVTTRPAAANQIPPECVDQVTEIRGFKDSQKEEYLRKRISDENLASRTITNLKSSRSLYIMCHIPVFCWIVATVVERMLSETGRGEIPRTLTQMYTHFLIVQTSTKKEKYPEGKETDEKMIIRLGKLAFQQLEKDNLIFYEEDLRECGIDVTESSVYSGVCTQIFRKEAGLYQGKIWLSFVHLSIQEFLAALFVILCFSKREINMPGQQQTSQLSALFRAATLHDLHKTAVKLALQRKNGHLDLFLRFLLGLSLESNQKLLRRLLPQTTIQSESSEQTIQYIKQRISQNKKSDRRINLFNCLNELNHHAVVEVINRSSGTLYVVMLLPGEWRTRRLKFEISEEHRGEFDLQKYINTPEEDLTELLSPDDVLQKLMPVVKTSTSALVNGRTFRRESPAAAAASTSSSHSSDAAELHLTDKTQQDPGAQLLSDDTPKKMNEKTHWTTAAICKRRLRGIFNGANLIETISEAGAGVRGVLSHEATRCRAQAGCGGGLSFVSRSVQ, translated from the exons atgaagagtgaccagtccatgggTCATCCACTTCTATTTGCAGAAGGAGGTGTTCCTGCTGGTCAGAG agaccaaccTGGTCCGGTAAATGTGGAAATGCAGCAGATCCACAAATCCCATCTTCAGAAGAAGTTTAAGTGTCTGACTGAGGGAATCACAAAGCAGGGAAACCCCACACCCCTCAgtaagatctacacagagctctacatcacagaggggggaggagaagaggtcgAGTATGaacatgaggtcagacagatagagagagcatccTGGAGAGAAGCAGCACGAGGCAGGCCAATCAACTGCAGTGACGTCTTTAAACCCTTATCTGGACAAGAAAAACCCATCAGAAGAGTGCTGACAAAGGGAgtggctggcattggaaaaacagtctctgtgcagaagttcattctggactgggcTAAAGGGAAAGAGAATCAAGATATCCACTTCATATTTCCTCTGCCTTTCCGAGAGCTGAACctgatgaaggagaaaaaactcAGTCTGGTGGAGCTTATTCAGCACTTTTTCCCTGAAATTACAGATCCAAGATTCTTCTCTGGTTTAGAGCATGTcatgttcatctttgatggtctggatgagtgTCGACTTCCTCTAGATTTCAACTCCAACCCGAGGTGTTGTGATGTGAAAGAGCAAGTCTCAGTGGACGTGCTGCTGACAAACCTCATCAAGAggaatctgcttccctctgctctcctctgggtcaccacccgaccagcagcagcaaatCAGATCCCACCTGAGTGTGTGGACCAGGTGACAGAAATAAGGGGATTCAAGGACTCACAGAAAGAAGAGTACCtcaggaagagaatcagtgatgagaaCCTGGCCAGCAGAACCATCACAAACTTGAAGTCATCCAGAagcctctacatcatgtgccacattccagtcttctgctGGATTGTCGCCACTGTTGTAGAGAGAATGTTGAGTgaaacagggagaggagagatcccCAGGACTCTgactcaaatgtacacacacttcctgatcgTTCAGACAagcaccaaaaaagaaaagtacccagagggaaaagagacagacGAAAAGATGATTATCAGACTGGGGAAACTGGCTTTCCAACAGCTGGAGAAGGACAATTTGATCTTCTATGAGGaagacctgagagagtgtggcattgatgtcacagAATCATCAGTGTACTCAGGAGTGTGTACTCAGATATTCAGAAAGGAGGCTGGGCTGTACCAGGGGAAGATTTGGTTGAGCTTTGTCCATCTGAGCATTCAGGAGTTTCTTGCAGCTTTATTTGTAATCCTGTGCTTCAGCaaaagagagataaacatgCCTGGCCAACAGcaaacctctcagctctctgctctgttcagaGCTGCAACTCTTCATGACCTACACAAGACTGCAGTGAAACTGGCCTTACAGAGGAAGAATGGACATCTGGACCTTTTCCTCCGCTTCCTTCTGGGCCTCTCGCTGGAGTCCAATCAGAAGCTCTTAAGACGCCTACTGCCCCAGACAACAATCCAATCAGAGAGCTCAGAGCAAACAATCCAGTATATTAAACAAAGGATCAGTCAAAATAAAAAGTCAGACAGAAGGATCAACCTGTTCAACTGTCTGAATGAGCTGAATCACCATGCTGTAGTGGAGGTCATTAACAGGAGCTCAGGAACTCTGTACGTGGTCATGCTCTTACCAGGAGAGTGGAGGACAAGGAGATTGAAGTTTGAGATTTCAGAAGAGCACCGGGGTGAGTTTGACCTGCAGaagtacataaacacaccagaggaggaTCTGACTGAACTCCTCAGTCCAGATGATGTTCTTCAGAAGCTGATGCCAGTGGTCAAAACATCCACATCAGCTTT GGTGAATGGTCGTACCTTCAGAAGGgagagtccagcagcagcagcagcctccactAGCAGCTCCCACTCCTCAGATGCTGCAGAGCTGCACCTCACAGACAAAACCCAGCAGGATCCAGGAGCACAGCTGCTCTCTGATGACACTCCCAA GAAGATGAACGAGAAGACCCACTGGACCACGGCGGCCATCTGCAAACGCCGGTTGAGAGGGATATTTAACGGCGCGAACTTGATCGAGACCATCTCCGAGGCGGGCGCCGGTGTCCGGGGTGTCCTGTCCCACGAGGCTACGCGTTGCCGCGCACAAGCAGGCTGTGGTGGTGGGCTGTCGTTTGTCTCGCGCTCCGTTCAGTGA